The Myxocyprinus asiaticus isolate MX2 ecotype Aquarium Trade chromosome 31, UBuf_Myxa_2, whole genome shotgun sequence genome has a segment encoding these proteins:
- the LOC127421876 gene encoding IGF-like family receptor 1 isoform X2 — protein MTSERCLDDSFWNHDLYKCQRCETINQIIQGFEFSPNCGLSDNGDPLARMYKKCRNGTFNDGSFVKCQRCNSCASPQLTASICTVKSDAICCREGEQVSHGRCIERPLQTTTDSGPFATTASVTDPTTSVVNPSIYNTNIISVTGIYVCAGILSTLTVVCLLLLIKRWRTRRFNEELKNCCNGAIRGKLPQKNITESVSYNLIKESSNNDHGTGSSYNLLAPEVQAAPLKTVLNNLDVLEELVLVLDPDISGAKNTRHLAAQCSFSFVWINYAYSMKDHKSPLVAVLEGVVTKNPDWTVGKLAGLLNSIDRNDAVEILAKLPVTVVN, from the exons ATGACCTCTGAAAGGTGTTTAGACGACTCTTTCTGGAATCATGATCTATATAAATGCCAGCGATGTGAGACTATAAATCAAATTATACAGG GTTTCGAATTCAGTCCAAACTGCGGACTGAGCGATAATGGAGATCCGCTTGCTAGAATGTACAAAAAATGCAGGAACGGAACGTTTAACGACGGATCTTTCGTTAAATGCCAAAGATGTAACTCTTGCGCATCGCCGCAGTTGACTGCATCTATCTGCACTGTCAAATCTGATGCCATCTGCTGCAGAGAAGG GGAGCAGGTTTCACATGGACGATGCATCGAACGACCATTGCAGACCACC ACTGATAGTGGACCTTTTGCTACAACTGCCTCTGTGACTGATCCAACCACATCTGTTGTCAATCCATCTATCTATAATACAAATATCATAAGTGTGACAG GGATCTACGTATGTGCAGGGATTTTATCCACCCTCACTGTGGTATGTCTGCTGCTACTTATCAAGAGGTGGAGGACAAGACGTTTTAATGAAG AACTTAAAAACTGCTGTAATGGAGCAATTCGGGGAAAATTGCCCCAAAAGAACATTACTGAATCCGTCTCATACAATTTAATCAAAGAGAGCAGTAATAATGACCACGGGACTGGATCTTCATATAATCTGTTAG CTCCTGAGGTCCAGGCTGCCCCTCTGAAAACAGTGCTTAACAACCTGGATGTTCTTGAGGAGCTTGTGTTGGTGTTAGACCCTGACATCTCTGGTGCTAAGAACACACGACACCTTGCTGCCCAGTGCTCCTTTTCCTTTGTCTGGATCAACTATGCTTATTCCATGAAGGACCACAAAAGCCCCCTCGTTGCCGTTTTGGAGGGTGTGGTCACCAAAAATCCAGACTGGACTGTTGGTAAACTTGCTGGGCTGTTAAACAGTATTGATCGCAATGATGCAGTGGAGATTTTAGCAAAGCTCCCTGTGACAGTGGTAAACTGA
- the LOC127421876 gene encoding IGF-like family receptor 1 isoform X1, whose translation MTSERCLDDSFWNHDLYKCQRCETINQIIQGFEFSPNCGLSDNGDPLARMYKKCRNGTFNDGSFVKCQRCNSCASPQLTASICTVKSDAICCREGEQVSHGRCIERPLQTTVITTDSGPFATTASVTDPTTSVVNPSIYNTNIISVTGIYVCAGILSTLTVVCLLLLIKRWRTRRFNEELKNCCNGAIRGKLPQKNITESVSYNLIKESSNNDHGTGSSYNLLAPEVQAAPLKTVLNNLDVLEELVLVLDPDISGAKNTRHLAAQCSFSFVWINYAYSMKDHKSPLVAVLEGVVTKNPDWTVGKLAGLLNSIDRNDAVEILAKLPVTVVN comes from the exons ATGACCTCTGAAAGGTGTTTAGACGACTCTTTCTGGAATCATGATCTATATAAATGCCAGCGATGTGAGACTATAAATCAAATTATACAGG GTTTCGAATTCAGTCCAAACTGCGGACTGAGCGATAATGGAGATCCGCTTGCTAGAATGTACAAAAAATGCAGGAACGGAACGTTTAACGACGGATCTTTCGTTAAATGCCAAAGATGTAACTCTTGCGCATCGCCGCAGTTGACTGCATCTATCTGCACTGTCAAATCTGATGCCATCTGCTGCAGAGAAGG GGAGCAGGTTTCACATGGACGATGCATCGAACGACCATTGCAGACCACCGTAATAACA ACTGATAGTGGACCTTTTGCTACAACTGCCTCTGTGACTGATCCAACCACATCTGTTGTCAATCCATCTATCTATAATACAAATATCATAAGTGTGACAG GGATCTACGTATGTGCAGGGATTTTATCCACCCTCACTGTGGTATGTCTGCTGCTACTTATCAAGAGGTGGAGGACAAGACGTTTTAATGAAG AACTTAAAAACTGCTGTAATGGAGCAATTCGGGGAAAATTGCCCCAAAAGAACATTACTGAATCCGTCTCATACAATTTAATCAAAGAGAGCAGTAATAATGACCACGGGACTGGATCTTCATATAATCTGTTAG CTCCTGAGGTCCAGGCTGCCCCTCTGAAAACAGTGCTTAACAACCTGGATGTTCTTGAGGAGCTTGTGTTGGTGTTAGACCCTGACATCTCTGGTGCTAAGAACACACGACACCTTGCTGCCCAGTGCTCCTTTTCCTTTGTCTGGATCAACTATGCTTATTCCATGAAGGACCACAAAAGCCCCCTCGTTGCCGTTTTGGAGGGTGTGGTCACCAAAAATCCAGACTGGACTGTTGGTAAACTTGCTGGGCTGTTAAACAGTATTGATCGCAATGATGCAGTGGAGATTTTAGCAAAGCTCCCTGTGACAGTGGTAAACTGA